A window of Caldalkalibacillus uzonensis contains these coding sequences:
- a CDS encoding phospho-sugar mutase, whose product MSLENERYQRWLNAPDLEPALYEELRAIKDQPAEIAERFYTHLSFGTGGMRGEIGAGTNRMNIYTIRKATLGLAHYLHNRKSGDLNPERDNNFSMAGKHHADSSVVIAYDCRHHSDRFALEAALTLAQQGIKAFLFPNLAPTPQLSFAVRRLQADAGIMITASHNPPEYNGYKVYGPDGAQLNVQDAEQLMAMIAQVEDELSVPVASQEEALDKGLLVYLDEQIDRDYVRYVTSLSLEPELIGEMSEQFKIVFTPLHGTATKLVQAVLKEAGFKQVYMVEEQVAPDPDFSTVASPNPEEHEAFALAIEKAKLIEADIIMGTDPDADRMGIVVRDDQGTYRVLTGNQTGALLLNYILTRRNAQGTLAANHTICKTIVTSELGRVIGQHFGLETIDTLTGFKFIGEKIKQFKATGDRQFLFGYEESYGYLIGDEVRDKDAIQAVLLAAEMGAYYKSKGLTLYEALLALYKQYGYYREDLISVTLKGREGLEKIRQTMATLRQDPPRTLTGQPVTVIEDYQSQRRQNLVLGREEPLSLPASNVLKFILQDESWVCVRPSGTEPKLKLYIGVKGDSLQEADRKLQAVKEAVSDVTAF is encoded by the coding sequence ATGAGCCTGGAAAACGAGCGTTATCAGCGTTGGTTAAATGCCCCTGATCTTGAGCCCGCGCTGTATGAGGAACTGCGCGCCATCAAGGATCAGCCGGCTGAAATCGCCGAGCGTTTTTATACCCACCTGTCTTTCGGAACAGGGGGAATGCGCGGGGAAATCGGGGCGGGAACCAACCGCATGAACATCTATACAATCCGTAAGGCAACCTTAGGATTGGCACACTATTTACATAACCGAAAATCAGGGGATTTAAACCCTGAAAGAGACAATAACTTTTCAATGGCCGGGAAACATCACGCTGACTCAAGTGTGGTTATTGCCTATGACTGCCGTCATCACTCGGACCGCTTTGCCCTGGAAGCAGCCCTGACTCTGGCCCAGCAAGGGATCAAAGCCTTTCTGTTTCCGAATTTGGCCCCCACACCCCAGTTATCGTTTGCCGTGCGACGTTTGCAGGCAGATGCAGGCATTATGATCACGGCCAGTCACAATCCTCCCGAATACAACGGCTATAAGGTGTACGGTCCGGACGGGGCCCAGTTGAATGTGCAGGATGCCGAACAACTGATGGCCATGATTGCCCAGGTGGAGGACGAACTGTCTGTCCCGGTGGCAAGTCAAGAGGAAGCGCTGGACAAAGGTTTGTTGGTCTATCTGGATGAGCAGATTGACCGGGATTATGTACGCTACGTGACTTCTCTCTCTCTAGAGCCGGAGCTGATCGGAGAGATGAGTGAGCAATTTAAGATTGTGTTCACCCCCTTGCACGGAACAGCGACTAAACTTGTGCAGGCCGTTTTAAAGGAAGCCGGTTTTAAACAGGTATACATGGTGGAGGAGCAAGTGGCTCCCGACCCTGATTTTTCCACGGTGGCTTCACCCAACCCGGAGGAGCATGAAGCTTTTGCCTTGGCCATTGAAAAGGCAAAGCTGATTGAAGCGGATATCATTATGGGTACCGACCCTGATGCTGACCGGATGGGCATTGTCGTCCGGGATGATCAAGGCACTTATCGTGTTTTGACTGGTAACCAGACTGGCGCCCTGCTTTTGAATTATATCCTGACCCGGAGGAATGCCCAAGGCACATTGGCGGCCAATCATACCATCTGTAAAACGATCGTCACCTCTGAGTTAGGGCGGGTCATTGGCCAGCACTTTGGCTTGGAGACGATTGACACCCTGACAGGTTTTAAATTTATTGGGGAAAAAATTAAGCAGTTTAAGGCAACGGGTGACCGTCAGTTTCTCTTTGGCTATGAGGAGAGTTACGGTTATTTGATCGGTGATGAAGTCCGGGACAAAGATGCCATCCAGGCTGTGCTTCTGGCTGCCGAAATGGGGGCGTACTATAAATCAAAAGGGTTGACCTTGTATGAGGCTCTGTTGGCCCTTTATAAGCAGTACGGCTACTACCGGGAAGATTTAATCTCTGTCACCTTAAAAGGACGGGAAGGCCTGGAAAAGATCAGACAAACGATGGCCACACTCCGGCAAGATCCACCCCGCACTTTGACCGGTCAGCCCGTCACAGTGATCGAGGATTATCAGTCACAACGGCGCCAAAATCTTGTTCTGGGCAGGGAGGAGCCGTTGTCCCTTCCCGCTTCCAATGTGCTCAAGTTTATCTTGCAGGATGAGAGCTGGGTATGTGTTCGTCCCTCAGGAACGGAACCCAAATTAAAGCTGTACATTGGCGTGAAGGGAGACTCCCTGCAAGAAGCGGACAGGAAACTGCAAGCGGTGAAAGAAGCAGTTAGTGATGTAACGGCCTTTTAA
- the clpP gene encoding ATP-dependent Clp endopeptidase proteolytic subunit ClpP, producing MPLIPTVIEQTNRGERAYDIYSRLLKDRIIFLGTPIDDQVANAVVAQLLFLAAEDPEKDISLYINSPGGSITAGMAIYDTMQYIKPKVNTICIGLAASMGAFLLAAGEKGKRFALPNAEVMIHQPLGGTQGQAADIEIHAKRILKMREKLNKILAERTGQSLKRIEKDTDRDHFMSAEEAKAYGLIDEVITRTPEK from the coding sequence ATGCCGTTAATCCCAACAGTAATTGAACAGACCAATCGCGGTGAACGCGCCTATGATATTTATTCCCGTCTGTTAAAAGACCGGATCATTTTCCTGGGGACGCCCATCGATGATCAAGTGGCCAACGCCGTTGTGGCCCAGCTTTTGTTCCTGGCTGCTGAAGACCCGGAAAAAGATATTTCCCTGTACATCAACAGTCCTGGAGGCTCTATCACAGCCGGGATGGCCATCTACGATACGATGCAATACATTAAACCCAAAGTGAATACCATCTGCATCGGGCTGGCAGCTTCCATGGGCGCCTTCCTGCTGGCAGCAGGGGAAAAAGGCAAACGCTTCGCCTTGCCCAATGCTGAAGTGATGATTCACCAGCCTTTAGGAGGCACCCAAGGCCAGGCTGCAGACATTGAGATCCATGCTAAACGGATCTTAAAAATGCGGGAAAAATTGAATAAAATCTTGGCTGAGCGGACCGGCCAATCGCTGAAGCGGATTGAAAAGGATACAGACCGGGATCACTTCATGTCCGCCGAAGAAGCCAAAGCATATGGCCTGATCGATGAAGTGATTACCCGTACTCCAGAAAAATAA
- a CDS encoding HPr family phosphocarrier protein, with translation MVHQKVEVKLKTGLQARPAALFVQEANRYAADIYVEKDDKKVNAKSIMGIMSLAIAKGTNITISAEGHDAEEAIQALTEFVSKEA, from the coding sequence ATGGTTCACCAAAAAGTAGAGGTGAAATTAAAAACGGGATTACAAGCGCGCCCAGCCGCATTGTTTGTGCAGGAAGCAAACCGTTACGCCGCCGATATTTATGTTGAAAAAGACGATAAGAAAGTCAATGCCAAAAGCATTATGGGTATTATGAGCCTGGCCATTGCCAAAGGAACCAATATTACCATTTCTGCCGAAGGACATGATGCAGAGGAGGCCATCCAGGCCCTGACCGAGTTTGTCTCCAAGGAAGCGTAA
- the whiA gene encoding DNA-binding protein WhiA, whose product MSFASLTKKELTSLELKDCCLKAELAALLRMNGSLSLSGGRVLVDVSTENAAIARRIFSSLKKLFQVPAELLVRKKMRLKKNNVYIVRLSAGARDILEALEIISPSFEMKRDISPSLVKKTCCKRSYLRGAFMAGGSINHPESSSYHLEIFTSYAEHGQALVKLCRHFKLYPKLIERKKGYVMYLKEGEKITEFLNIIGAHQALFQFEDARIVKDMRNSVNRLVNCETANLNKTVAAAMRQIENIMLIDQRIGLDNLPDKLKEIALVRLEHPDVNLKELGELLPSGKVSKSGINHRLRKLEAIASKLRAGS is encoded by the coding sequence ATGTCTTTTGCATCGCTAACGAAAAAAGAGCTGACAAGTTTAGAATTGAAAGATTGTTGCCTGAAGGCGGAACTGGCTGCCCTCTTACGTATGAATGGCTCCCTTTCCCTCTCCGGCGGCCGGGTGCTGGTGGATGTCAGCACAGAGAATGCAGCTATTGCCCGGCGCATTTTCAGCTCTTTGAAAAAGCTGTTTCAAGTTCCGGCAGAACTTTTGGTGCGCAAAAAAATGCGCCTGAAAAAGAATAATGTGTACATAGTCCGCTTATCTGCGGGAGCCAGAGACATCTTGGAGGCGCTGGAGATTATCTCTCCCAGTTTTGAAATGAAACGGGACATATCCCCTTCCCTGGTCAAAAAAACATGTTGCAAACGATCCTACTTAAGGGGCGCTTTTATGGCTGGCGGCTCTATTAACCACCCTGAATCTTCCTCCTACCACCTAGAGATTTTTACCAGCTACGCCGAGCACGGCCAGGCTCTGGTGAAGCTGTGCCGTCATTTTAAGTTGTATCCCAAGCTAATCGAGCGCAAAAAGGGATATGTGATGTATTTAAAAGAGGGTGAGAAGATCACCGAGTTTCTGAATATTATCGGTGCCCACCAAGCATTGTTTCAGTTTGAGGACGCCCGGATCGTTAAAGATATGCGCAACTCTGTCAACAGACTGGTCAATTGTGAGACAGCCAACCTGAACAAAACGGTTGCCGCAGCCATGCGCCAGATTGAGAATATCATGCTGATCGATCAAAGAATCGGCCTGGATAACCTGCCGGACAAGCTGAAGGAAATTGCCTTGGTCCGTTTGGAACATCCGGATGTCAACCTGAAAGAGTTAGGTGAGCTTCTGCCCAGCGGTAAAGTGTCCAAATCAGGCATCAATCACCGCTTGCGCAAGCTGGAAGCAATCGCCTCAAAGTTAAGGGCGGGTTCTTAA
- a CDS encoding gluconeogenesis factor YvcK family protein encodes MNRLETRKRRVVAIGGGTGLSTILRGLKKADLELTAIVTVADDGGSSGILREEMKMPPPGDIRNVLLALAEREPLLQQIFQHRFQNGNHLAGHSLGNLIIAAMQEITGDFVTAVKTLSRVFAVRGTVLPAANQSIRLRAEMADGTVVIGESNIPKAKKKIARLSLIPEDIEALPEAVAAVKQADLIVIGPGSLYTSVLPNLLVPGIQEGIKQSQAQVIYICNVMTQPGETDGYTVRDHVTAIYEHIGQPVFHKVVVNCGHIPPAVLKKYEEEEAYPVVYQPGSLDPFNIEVIEDRLFMVNDYLRHDARKVTEIVLRCLHG; translated from the coding sequence ATGAACCGATTGGAAACGAGGAAAAGACGGGTGGTGGCCATCGGTGGCGGAACCGGGCTGTCGACGATCCTGCGCGGTTTAAAGAAAGCGGATCTTGAGTTAACCGCCATCGTCACCGTGGCCGATGATGGCGGGAGCTCCGGAATATTACGGGAAGAAATGAAAATGCCACCACCAGGTGATATTCGCAATGTGCTACTGGCTCTTGCTGAGCGGGAGCCGCTTTTGCAGCAAATTTTTCAACACCGCTTTCAAAACGGTAACCATCTGGCCGGCCACAGCCTGGGCAACTTGATTATTGCTGCCATGCAAGAAATAACGGGCGATTTTGTCACCGCTGTTAAAACCTTAAGCCGCGTGTTTGCCGTCCGGGGAACTGTGTTACCGGCGGCCAATCAAAGCATCAGGTTAAGGGCTGAAATGGCGGATGGCACTGTGGTGATTGGGGAGTCTAATATCCCCAAAGCCAAGAAAAAGATTGCCCGTCTGTCCCTCATTCCTGAAGATATTGAAGCGTTACCCGAAGCAGTGGCAGCGGTGAAACAGGCCGACCTGATTGTCATCGGGCCCGGAAGCCTGTATACCAGCGTCTTGCCCAACCTGTTGGTCCCAGGCATCCAAGAGGGGATTAAACAGAGCCAAGCCCAGGTGATTTATATCTGTAATGTGATGACCCAGCCCGGGGAGACCGATGGGTATACCGTACGAGACCATGTCACTGCGATCTATGAGCACATCGGCCAGCCTGTCTTCCATAAAGTGGTCGTTAATTGTGGTCATATTCCGCCTGCTGTTTTAAAAAAATACGAGGAAGAAGAGGCGTATCCTGTGGTGTACCAGCCCGGGAGCCTGGACCCGTTTAACATTGAGGTGATTGAAGACCGCCTGTTTATGGTTAATGATTATTTAAGGCATGATGCCCGGAAGGTAACGGAGATTGTGCTTCGTTGTTTACACGGGTAG
- the rapZ gene encoding RNase adapter RapZ, giving the protein MSRRGRHMQPNRIELMIITGMSGAGKTVAVQALEDLGYFCVDNLPPVLIPKFLELIEQSASTMNQVALVMDLRGREFFDALFQALDQLKVNDQFNYQILFLDASDEVLVKRYKETRRRHPLAPEGLPLEGIRQERELLKELKGRAQLIIDTSALKPAQLRKKIVQCFSKGRHTFTVNVMSFGFKYGIPIDADLVFDVRFLPNPHYIEEMRPKTGLDQDVSDYVLKWNDTQEFVHKLKELLSFLLPHYQREGKSQLVIAIGCTGGKHRSVTLAEHIRDYFAADYYTQVTHRDIDKS; this is encoded by the coding sequence ATGAGTAGGAGGGGCAGGCATATGCAGCCAAATCGAATCGAATTAATGATTATCACGGGGATGTCTGGGGCCGGAAAAACGGTGGCCGTTCAAGCTCTGGAAGACCTGGGCTACTTTTGTGTAGATAACCTGCCACCGGTGCTGATTCCAAAGTTCTTGGAACTGATTGAACAGTCGGCTTCAACAATGAATCAAGTGGCTTTGGTGATGGATCTCAGGGGGAGAGAATTTTTTGATGCCTTATTCCAGGCGCTGGATCAATTAAAGGTGAATGACCAGTTTAACTACCAAATCTTGTTCTTGGATGCCAGTGATGAGGTACTGGTCAAACGGTACAAAGAGACGCGCCGCCGTCATCCGCTGGCGCCCGAAGGATTGCCGCTGGAAGGAATCAGGCAGGAACGGGAACTGTTGAAGGAGCTGAAAGGGCGGGCCCAGCTCATCATTGATACTTCCGCCCTAAAGCCGGCCCAATTGCGCAAAAAAATCGTACAGTGCTTTTCCAAGGGCCGGCATACCTTTACTGTCAACGTGATGTCCTTTGGCTTCAAATACGGGATTCCCATCGATGCCGACCTGGTTTTTGATGTCCGTTTTCTGCCCAATCCCCACTATATCGAGGAGATGCGTCCCAAAACCGGACTGGATCAGGATGTGTCCGACTATGTCCTCAAGTGGAACGATACGCAGGAGTTTGTGCATAAATTAAAAGAGTTACTCAGCTTTTTACTGCCCCATTACCAACGGGAGGGGAAAAGCCAGCTGGTGATTGCCATCGGCTGTACGGGAGGAAAGCACCGTTCGGTCACCCTGGCAGAACATATCCGGGACTATTTTGCCGCTGATTACTATACTCAGGTGACCCATCGGGATATTGATAAGTCTTAA
- a CDS encoding 8-oxo-dGTP diphosphatase gives MQRVTNCILIDREQDEVLLLQKPRRGWWVAPGGKMESGETIREAVTREFKEETGITLIDPALKGVFTILIEENGQHVDEWMMFTFVCDRYEGEVLAHSPEGQLAWLPRRQVAGLPKAKGDQIYFEHILEQEGDELLILKFRYTPDYDLISYE, from the coding sequence GTGCAACGCGTAACTAACTGTATCTTGATCGACCGCGAACAAGATGAAGTCCTCCTGTTGCAAAAGCCCCGCCGTGGATGGTGGGTTGCACCGGGCGGAAAAATGGAAAGCGGAGAAACCATCCGCGAAGCGGTAACGCGGGAATTTAAGGAAGAAACAGGCATTACCCTGATAGATCCTGCTTTAAAAGGCGTTTTTACCATTCTGATTGAAGAGAATGGGCAACATGTGGATGAATGGATGATGTTCACCTTTGTCTGTGACCGGTACGAAGGAGAAGTGCTGGCACACTCTCCTGAGGGTCAGTTGGCCTGGTTGCCCCGCCGGCAAGTGGCCGGATTACCCAAAGCAAAAGGGGATCAGATCTATTTTGAACATATATTGGAACAAGAGGGCGATGAACTGCTGATTCTCAAGTTTCGTTACACCCCGGACTATGACTTGATTTCCTATGAGTAG
- the trxB gene encoding thioredoxin-disulfide reductase, with the protein MSADQLYDVIIVGAGPAGLTAAVYTSRANMSTLLLERGQPGGQMANTEDVENYPGYDHILGPDLSMKMFEHAQKFGAKYSYGNVTSIKDGDPYKKVIVGDKVYEAKAVIVATGTQYRKLGVPGEDRLSGRGVSWCAVCDGAFFKGKELVVVGGGDSAVEEANFLTKFASKVTVVHRRDKLRAQPILQQRAFDNDKIDFIWNHTVEEILGEDKVSGVRLKHTQTGEEREFPCDGVFIYIGMDPISDVVKDLGILNEDGYIVTDEEMKTKVDGIFAAGDVREKTLRQIVTATGDGSIAAMSAQHYVEELNERLKAANKA; encoded by the coding sequence ATGAGTGCTGATCAACTGTACGATGTGATCATCGTTGGTGCCGGACCGGCAGGGTTAACCGCTGCTGTGTATACTTCCAGAGCCAACATGAGCACCCTGCTCTTGGAACGAGGACAGCCAGGGGGGCAGATGGCCAATACGGAAGATGTAGAGAACTATCCGGGCTATGATCACATTTTGGGCCCTGATTTATCCATGAAAATGTTTGAGCACGCCCAAAAATTTGGGGCCAAATACAGCTACGGCAATGTGACAAGCATTAAAGACGGGGATCCTTATAAAAAAGTGATTGTAGGAGATAAGGTGTACGAGGCTAAAGCGGTGATTGTGGCGACCGGTACTCAATACCGTAAGCTGGGCGTGCCCGGTGAGGACCGTCTTTCCGGCCGCGGTGTCTCCTGGTGTGCGGTGTGTGATGGTGCCTTCTTTAAAGGCAAGGAACTGGTTGTCGTGGGTGGTGGTGATTCTGCCGTGGAGGAAGCGAACTTTTTGACCAAATTTGCCAGCAAAGTGACAGTGGTGCACCGGCGGGACAAACTGAGAGCCCAACCTATTCTGCAACAACGCGCCTTTGACAACGATAAAATTGATTTTATATGGAACCATACAGTGGAGGAGATTTTGGGCGAGGACAAAGTGAGCGGTGTGCGGCTGAAACATACCCAAACCGGCGAAGAGCGAGAGTTTCCCTGCGATGGTGTGTTCATTTACATCGGTATGGATCCCATTTCCGATGTGGTTAAAGATTTGGGTATCCTTAATGAAGACGGGTACATTGTCACTGATGAAGAGATGAAAACGAAAGTGGACGGTATTTTTGCCGCAGGGGATGTGCGGGAGAAAACACTGCGCCAAATCGTCACGGCCACCGGGGACGGCTCCATTGCCGCCATGAGTGCCCAGCATTATGTGGAAGAGTTAAATGAGCGCTTAAAAGCAGCCAACAAAGCCTAA
- a CDS encoding tetratricopeptide repeat protein: protein MPKTNQTQKRNNIIAVPFDADFFFERGLRHLARRNFQRALKYFQRCVQCDPHHPQYLIHLAAVYTELEQYDQSNYWLFKVINEVDNTIHECYYYLANNFAHMGDMEQAEHYVLTYLKQEPDGAYSEEAEELLDYICFELERAPKELDEEYRMIEQHEQARLCLEQGKFVEATKILEEMVATYPSFLAARNNLALSYYYLGEWEKALATIDSILEEDASNLHALCNLAVFLTHQEEHDRAQAIINGLKKVLPIHLDHHYKLATTLGILGEDERSFELFSILSRRGLQDEVILYHYLAVAAFNTKRWETAEAAWKKVQTLDPKGEVADYYLELMKRPEIKHSGRRLPYHYQLPYAEQWRKNKWFANGRLPQSVMNDPMIRSSIFWALKHGDVKTKIQVIQSLPLFADQEVEEALKSLLQDPQETDYLKALALFVLRQMGVAIEHEATDNVRWIGHWRKVADCLDQHMTCPGDEQYLQEAYLIWTHFLRLSYPRLPIIKKPEAWAAAVEYVVLSLNNHPCLKKEMAHKYGVSVSTLSRNVELLQQSISLDSVGKKD, encoded by the coding sequence ATGCCAAAGACTAACCAGACTCAAAAGAGAAACAACATCATTGCTGTACCGTTTGACGCTGATTTCTTTTTTGAACGGGGTTTGCGCCATTTGGCGCGCCGCAATTTTCAGCGTGCCTTGAAATACTTTCAACGTTGTGTTCAATGTGATCCCCATCATCCCCAATATCTGATTCATTTAGCTGCTGTTTACACGGAGCTGGAACAGTATGACCAAAGCAACTACTGGCTGTTTAAAGTGATCAATGAAGTGGATAATACGATACATGAGTGTTACTATTATCTGGCTAACAATTTTGCCCATATGGGTGACATGGAACAGGCGGAGCATTATGTGCTGACGTACCTCAAACAGGAACCGGATGGGGCCTACAGTGAGGAAGCGGAGGAATTGCTGGATTATATTTGCTTTGAGTTGGAACGGGCACCCAAAGAATTGGACGAAGAATACCGCATGATTGAGCAGCATGAGCAAGCACGCCTGTGTCTGGAGCAGGGCAAATTTGTAGAGGCGACAAAGATACTGGAAGAGATGGTGGCAACCTACCCCTCCTTTCTTGCTGCCCGCAATAATCTGGCTCTGTCCTATTATTATTTGGGCGAATGGGAAAAAGCATTAGCCACGATTGACAGCATTTTGGAAGAAGACGCCAGCAATCTGCATGCCCTTTGCAATTTGGCTGTCTTTTTAACCCATCAGGAGGAGCATGATCGGGCCCAAGCCATTATTAATGGTTTAAAAAAGGTACTGCCCATACACCTCGATCATCATTACAAGCTGGCGACAACTCTGGGGATTCTGGGTGAAGATGAACGTTCCTTTGAACTGTTTTCTATCCTTTCCCGCCGAGGGTTGCAGGATGAGGTGATTCTTTATCATTATTTGGCAGTGGCTGCCTTTAATACAAAACGCTGGGAGACAGCTGAAGCAGCCTGGAAAAAGGTTCAAACGCTGGACCCCAAGGGAGAAGTGGCCGACTATTATCTTGAGTTGATGAAACGTCCTGAAATTAAGCACAGCGGACGCAGGCTCCCCTATCATTATCAATTGCCCTACGCTGAACAGTGGCGGAAAAACAAATGGTTTGCTAACGGTCGGCTGCCCCAATCAGTGATGAATGACCCTATGATTCGTTCATCCATTTTTTGGGCGCTGAAACATGGCGATGTGAAAACCAAAATACAGGTGATCCAATCGCTGCCCCTGTTTGCTGATCAGGAAGTGGAGGAAGCGTTAAAATCTCTGCTGCAAGATCCGCAAGAGACAGATTACCTTAAGGCATTGGCTTTGTTTGTCTTGCGTCAAATGGGGGTTGCCATTGAACATGAAGCAACAGATAACGTTCGTTGGATTGGTCACTGGCGCAAAGTGGCGGACTGTCTGGATCAGCATATGACCTGTCCCGGTGATGAGCAGTATTTACAGGAAGCCTATCTAATCTGGACCCATTTCCTGCGCCTCAGTTATCCGCGATTGCCGATCATCAAGAAGCCGGAAGCCTGGGCAGCAGCAGTGGAATATGTCGTCTTGTCCTTGAACAATCATCCCTGCTTGAAAAAAGAGATGGCTCACAAATACGGTGTCTCCGTTTCTACACTCTCCCGCAATGTGGAACTCTTACAGCAAAGCATTTCTTTAGACAGTGTAGGAAAAAAAGATTAA
- a CDS encoding copper resistance CopC family protein, with protein sequence MFNKTVPIKQRRLSGCFVLILILSLCGLSLFYGPPVKAHTYLESSTPADGETVEEEIQSVELTFDTQVQDVIKVEIISDANNVIDIDKLQYDGRQVIAFLPHTLDNGHYTVNWEIVSEDGHITNGAFSFTVEADMPESPEEGTSADDPDTTETTEESAGPEADEQVAPDGEGTLEEDVQQNEVDQNNSFLPWLGLVLVVIAVVGYVLWRKRS encoded by the coding sequence ATGTTTAATAAAACTGTTCCCATCAAACAAAGGAGGCTAAGCGGCTGCTTCGTGCTAATCCTCATCCTTTCACTGTGTGGGCTTTCACTTTTTTACGGGCCTCCTGTCAAAGCCCATACCTATTTGGAAAGCTCGACGCCCGCTGATGGAGAAACAGTGGAGGAAGAGATACAGTCAGTAGAATTAACTTTTGATACTCAGGTTCAAGATGTCATTAAAGTGGAAATTATTTCGGATGCCAATAACGTAATAGATATTGATAAGTTACAGTATGATGGCCGACAAGTGATAGCTTTCCTGCCTCACACCTTGGATAACGGCCACTACACGGTTAACTGGGAAATTGTCAGCGAAGACGGCCATATCACCAACGGGGCTTTTAGCTTTACCGTGGAGGCTGACATGCCAGAGAGTCCTGAAGAGGGAACTTCTGCAGATGATCCTGACACAACAGAAACAACTGAAGAATCTGCAGGGCCTGAGGCAGATGAACAGGTAGCACCAGATGGAGAAGGCACATTGGAAGAGGATGTGCAGCAAAACGAAGTGGATCAAAACAACTCCTTTCTCCCCTGGCTGGGACTGGTACTGGTGGTTATTGCTGTTGTGGGGTATGTGCTGTGGAGGAAACGCTCATGA
- a CDS encoding copper resistance D family protein, giving the protein MTVIISKGIMYLCLAILMGYTLLNLIPPTRKPVIHVSRRIIGVVIPLLAAVLLIPIVSLSRYVAQETGERFWPIFQSILFSFEMGKAWLIILLLLSGLAVLYFSRLMEKYTSLRYVAFFLMLGVVFAQGWASHPSSVEGLLGFIAQSFHVLAISLWIGGLLIVAWFTPRNTEWLPFLFWFTPLAAGCVGIMIITGVTMMSFITPYLAESLILPYGQTLLIKHILIVPVLLFGLINGFLLRHRLKTNPSFAPQRWMRAESGLALGVFAVTAYLTEQAPPHEEIARTFQFTGASPLFEWFFPQVIEPSQLSFVFSWWTLIGLVASLIFISILLLGVRVKSVLLSFASAVLVAASLYVAVMLSVDIQQPPAGQETGTTEYIEFGGSFCH; this is encoded by the coding sequence ATGACGGTTATCATCAGCAAAGGGATAATGTATCTTTGCCTCGCTATTTTAATGGGATATACACTTCTTAACCTGATTCCCCCGACACGGAAACCTGTCATCCACGTTTCCCGCCGGATCATAGGAGTGGTCATCCCGTTGCTGGCCGCTGTATTATTGATCCCCATTGTTTCCTTGTCCCGTTATGTTGCACAGGAAACAGGGGAGCGGTTTTGGCCCATTTTTCAAAGCATCTTGTTTTCGTTTGAAATGGGCAAGGCCTGGCTGATTATCCTGCTGCTCTTAAGCGGTCTGGCTGTGCTTTATTTTTCCAGGCTCATGGAGAAGTACACCTCTCTCCGCTACGTTGCTTTCTTCCTGATGCTTGGCGTTGTTTTTGCCCAGGGATGGGCCAGCCACCCTTCCTCAGTCGAAGGACTGTTGGGCTTTATTGCCCAATCGTTTCATGTTCTGGCAATCAGTCTGTGGATAGGGGGCCTGTTAATTGTAGCTTGGTTTACCCCCAGGAACACCGAGTGGCTTCCGTTTCTCTTTTGGTTTACACCACTGGCGGCAGGCTGTGTGGGCATCATGATCATCACGGGTGTGACCATGATGTCATTTATCACACCTTACCTGGCAGAGTCCCTTATCCTGCCTTATGGACAAACGCTCTTAATTAAGCATATCCTCATTGTTCCTGTGTTGTTGTTTGGCCTGATCAATGGTTTTCTCCTGCGCCACCGCCTCAAAACTAACCCCTCATTTGCGCCACAGCGCTGGATGAGGGCTGAAAGCGGGCTGGCCCTCGGGGTGTTTGCCGTGACAGCTTACCTGACCGAGCAAGCACCCCCACACGAAGAGATAGCCCGGACATTCCAGTTTACCGGTGCCTCTCCCTTATTCGAATGGTTTTTTCCCCAAGTCATTGAGCCCAGCCAACTGTCGTTCGTATTCAGTTGGTGGACCCTGATCGGCCTGGTTGCTTCCCTTATCTTTATATCAATCCTTCTGCTGGGAGTAAGAGTTAAGTCAGTTCTTCTGTCTTTTGCCAGTGCTGTGCTGGTGGCGGCCAGTTTATATGTGGCCGTGATGCTATCAGTAGACATCCAGCAACCTCCTGCCGGGCAAGAAACCGGCACAACTGAGTATATCGAGTTCGGAGGTTCATTTTGCCACTAA